The following nucleotide sequence is from Phycisphaera sp..
CGACGGCGGCGCGCACGTCCCAATCCAGGCCTTCCACGCAGAAGACGCCCTCGGCCCAGGTGGGCACGCACGACTGGGCGAACGCGGTCTCGCCGACGGCCAGGAACAGGGTCAGGCTCTGGGTCACGATCGCAAGCATCACGCGGGCGAGCGGGCGGGATATCGGGCGTGCGCGTTCTGATCGAATCGTCATGGCGTGTCCTCGCGGGGTCTGTTCGGATGCTCGTGGGTGTCCAACGGGCAGCATACCAGAAAGGCCGGCTTTTGCAAAGGGATTTTGGTGGGCGCGGGCGGATCAGAGCCAGGGTCTCCGGCCCCGAGTCGGACCGTGCCACCTTCATTGGGCCTCGAAGTACGACAGGCCGATCACCGGCGGCTGGTCCATCTCCAACCGGCGCCAGTTGACGAACGCCGCGCCGTCCACCATCGCGCGGAACATCTCGGGTGACCGACGCGACCACGCGGCGGCGTGATCGATGTGCAGCGTGAGGACCTCAGGCGGCTCCACGTGGACGGTTGTCATGCCATCGGCGGGCTCGTCCAGGCTGGTCAGGCAATCGATCCATGCGGCCATGTTGCGTCCGTAGAAGCCCGGGAACCCCAGCAGTTCGGCGAACACGTTGTGGAACGAGTTCCAGTCGGTGATGCGGTCGGCATCGAGTCGGAGCACCATCGCCGCCGTTCCTCCCCGCCCCAGACAACCAGGGCGAGCGTCGCTTCCCGATCGGACCCCATCGGTGGCGCCCAGGGGGACAATGTACCCCACGAGCGACGCCAGAACGAGTGCGAGGGCGTCTGGCCCAGACGGCCGGGACCGCCCGAGGGCCACGACGAGAGCCCCAAAACCCCCATCCCACGCCCGAAGAGCCCCTCCCCGTACATCCTGAACCGGTCCCAACGCGTCCTGGCCCCCTGGAAACGCTGTCCCGACCCCCGGGACAGCGTTCCCGACCTCCGAGGACGCGTCCGGCCGCCCCAAGAACGCGTCCGCACCCCCCATCGACGCGTCCGCGCGGGCCGGCGACGCATTCTCGCGCTCGCTCGGCGCATCCGCTCAAGCCGGCCCCGGATCGTGCCGACCATGGAACAGGCCGCCCGCATCGGGCCGGGCGGCGGTCGGGTGTCACCGTGCGGCGGAGCTTCGGCAATGGCCAGGCGGGCGAAGAAGGGCGAGGCGGCGTTCCTCTTGCAATGCCGCATGCTGGCCGATCGCTGGAACGCCATCGACCCCGCGGACATCGGCATGACGCCACAGACCGTGGGGGCCTTCGACGAGAAGCAGGCCGGGGCCCGTGACGCCGCCCAGGCGGTGCGGCGGGCCCAAGCGGCGCTCGACGCGGCGATGCACGACAAGCGCACCGCGGTCGCGGAGCTGCGCGCGAGCTTCGGCGCCGCGACGGGCACCATCGACGCCTACGCCAAGACCACTGGTGACCCCGATGTGTACGCCACCGCTCTCATCGCGCCGCCCGAGAAGCCCGGCGCGCGGCCCGCCCCGCCCACGCCGCAGCTCGAGCGCGTGCGCACGCTGGCGTACGGCCCCATCGAGCTGCGCTTCACGCCCTGCGGCGAGCGCGTCTTCTACGACATCCAGCGGAGCGTGGTCCCGCTCGAAGGGCCGCGGACGCCCTGGGAGCACGTCACCAGCACGGGCCACCAGCGCGTGCGCGACCGCAGGGTGCCGCGGGGCGTCGCCACCGTGCTCTACCGCGTGCGGGCGCACCGGACCTCGGGCCGCGCGAGCGCCTGGAGCAACCCGGTCACCGTCGAGTTTGGCTGCCGGGCGGGCGAGGGGATCGGTGCGGTGCCGATGCCCCGCGCGTCGTCGGGACGCGGGGCGGCATAAAGCCGCGTCCACGCCGAAACGCCCACCATCGCCATCCCGTATCCTCACGCGGCGGCACGGCCTGCCGGAGGAGAGACCATGCGTACGAATCTCACAAGCCGCCCGGCGGCGGCCCTGATCGGTCTCAATCTGCTTCTGGGGTCCGCCACCCCGCCCGCCGCGGCCCAGGACACCCGCAGCGCCCTGTGCCAGGCGGGGGCCTACGTCGAAGCGATCCTCGTCCCACCCACGCCCGTTGCCGAGCTCGTCCGCGACGGCCGGTACCTGCTCGCGCCCGGCGAGGACTGGCGCGTCATCGACGCCAGCGACCCGACCGACCTGCGGCTGGTCGCCAACCTCGACC
It contains:
- a CDS encoding barstar family protein is translated as MVLRLDADRITDWNSFHNVFAELLGFPGFYGRNMAAWIDCLTSLDEPADGMTTVHVEPPEVLTLHIDHAAAWSRRSPEMFRAMVDGAAFVNWRRLEMDQPPVIGLSYFEAQ